In a single window of the Aquipuribacter sp. SD81 genome:
- a CDS encoding sensor histidine kinase, with protein MLRPAPVHGRPGRRERHPWRDARLLPLAGAVLAPVLAVVEGRLDPTYREHPLGVGVVAALLGVGYLVAVRWASAGAVVLALSFPVGLLAGLPGLAGASFVAVVVGLAWAGWADPLRRSAVALGVVLVGFAVAGAFAGGGSWDSVFLAAMLLPSWWLGVLVHRAQSRARELARLAAALDAEREVSARAAVAAERTRIARDVHDAVAHSVSVMTLQVGGLRRQLDDVLRDRPQEREVMLGLEELGRRSVDDLRALVGILRQDAAGEAGTAPTPSLGHAEDLVRQVRAAGLDVRLTHDGEPVELPPGLDVSAYRVLQECLTNALRHAPGSRCEVVLRRRADAVTVLVTDHGSPARPDRAAGPGDGQAAASVGGHGLVGMRERVAAYGGTLTAAPTADGFRVEARFPVPRHR; from the coding sequence ATGCTGCGACCCGCCCCCGTGCACGGCCGTCCCGGGCGACGCGAGCGGCACCCGTGGCGCGACGCGCGCCTGCTGCCGCTGGCCGGGGCCGTCCTCGCGCCCGTCCTCGCCGTCGTCGAGGGTCGGCTCGACCCGACGTACCGGGAGCACCCCCTCGGGGTGGGCGTCGTCGCCGCACTCCTCGGCGTCGGCTACCTCGTGGCCGTGCGGTGGGCCTCGGCCGGCGCCGTCGTGCTCGCCCTGTCCTTCCCCGTCGGCCTGCTCGCGGGTCTGCCCGGGCTCGCGGGCGCCTCGTTCGTCGCCGTGGTGGTGGGCCTGGCCTGGGCGGGGTGGGCGGACCCGCTCCGCCGGTCCGCCGTCGCCCTCGGGGTGGTGCTCGTCGGCTTCGCGGTGGCGGGCGCCTTCGCCGGCGGCGGGTCGTGGGACTCGGTCTTCCTGGCCGCCATGCTCCTGCCGTCGTGGTGGCTCGGGGTGCTCGTGCACCGGGCGCAGAGCCGGGCGCGTGAGCTCGCGCGCCTCGCCGCGGCCCTGGACGCCGAGCGGGAGGTGAGCGCCCGTGCGGCGGTGGCCGCCGAGCGCACCCGCATCGCGCGCGACGTGCACGACGCGGTCGCGCACTCCGTCAGCGTCATGACCCTGCAGGTGGGCGGCCTGCGCCGCCAGCTGGACGACGTGCTGCGGGACCGCCCGCAGGAGCGCGAGGTCATGCTGGGGCTGGAGGAGCTCGGCCGCCGGTCGGTCGACGACCTCCGCGCCCTCGTCGGGATCCTCCGCCAGGACGCGGCCGGCGAAGCGGGCACGGCGCCGACCCCGTCGCTCGGGCACGCCGAGGACCTGGTCCGGCAGGTCAGGGCCGCCGGCCTGGACGTGCGCCTCACGCACGACGGCGAGCCGGTCGAGCTGCCGCCCGGGCTCGACGTGTCGGCCTACCGGGTCCTGCAGGAGTGCCTGACGAACGCGCTGCGCCACGCGCCCGGCAGCCGCTGTGAGGTCGTGCTGCGCCGGCGTGCGGACGCCGTCACGGTCCTGGTCACCGACCACGGCAGCCCGGCACGGCCGGACCGGGCCGCGGGCCCGGGCGACGGGCAGGCAGCCGCGTCGGTGGGCGGGCACGGCCTGGTCGGCATGCGCGAGCGCGTCGCCGCCTACGGCGGGACCCTCACCGCGGCCCCGACCGCCGACGGCTTCCGCGTCGAGGCCCGCTTCCCCGTGCCGCGGCACCGGTGA
- a CDS encoding response regulator, translating to MRVVLVDDEAMVRVGLRMVLTAEPDVEVVGEAGDGAEAVDVVTRTSPDVVLVDIRMPRVDGLEASRRLLALPDPPRVVVLTTFDEDEYLAEALRGGVSGFLLKVAPPEQLVAAVRAVAAGGGLLDPTLTPRVIRAFGAAAPARTRADLVASLTEREKDVLRLVARGLSNAEVAAELYLGEATVKTHVSRLLAKLGLRDRVQAVGVAYESGLVRPGES from the coding sequence ATCCGGGTCGTCCTCGTCGACGACGAGGCGATGGTGCGGGTGGGGCTGCGCATGGTCCTCACCGCCGAGCCGGACGTCGAGGTGGTCGGCGAGGCGGGTGACGGCGCGGAGGCCGTCGACGTGGTGACCCGCACCTCGCCGGACGTCGTCCTCGTCGACATCCGCATGCCGCGGGTCGACGGGCTCGAGGCCTCGCGCCGCCTGCTCGCCCTGCCCGACCCGCCGCGCGTGGTCGTGCTCACGACGTTCGACGAGGACGAGTACCTCGCCGAGGCGCTGCGCGGGGGCGTGAGCGGCTTCCTGCTCAAGGTGGCCCCGCCGGAGCAGCTGGTGGCGGCCGTCCGCGCCGTCGCCGCCGGCGGTGGCCTCCTGGACCCGACGCTGACCCCGCGGGTCATCCGGGCCTTCGGCGCCGCGGCGCCCGCCCGCACGCGCGCGGACCTCGTCGCCTCGCTCACCGAGCGCGAGAAGGACGTGCTCCGGCTCGTCGCCCGCGGCCTGTCCAACGCGGAGGTCGCGGCCGAGCTGTACCTGGGGGAGGCGACCGTGAAGACCCACGTGTCCCGGCTGCTCGCCAAGCTGGGCCTGAGGGACCGCGTGCAGGCGGTCGGCGTCGCCTACGAGAGCGGGCTGGTCCGTCCGGGGGAGTCGTGA
- a CDS encoding response regulator transcription factor: MIVEDETLLLQGLVAVVQGGGMTVVATATDAVTGEAAVRSHRPDLLLTDIRLPPGRGTDGLDAVLRLRRDRPALPVMVLSQYVTRGYAHDLLAGRAPAGTGYQLKQRVGDPATFVTALRTVAAGGIALDPEVVQLMAERARAGDDGLHRLTPRQREVLALLATGRSNSGIAQRLGVGERAVVAHTSRIYDELGIAADDADHRRVLAVLRYLGETGADGPAHDSPGRTSPLS; encoded by the coding sequence GTGATCGTGGAGGACGAGACCCTGCTCCTGCAGGGCCTCGTCGCGGTGGTGCAGGGCGGCGGGATGACCGTGGTCGCGACCGCGACCGACGCGGTGACCGGCGAGGCCGCGGTCCGCTCGCACCGCCCGGACCTGCTCCTCACCGACATCCGGCTGCCGCCCGGCCGCGGCACGGACGGCCTCGACGCGGTCCTGCGGCTGCGGCGCGACCGCCCCGCGCTGCCGGTCATGGTCCTCTCGCAGTACGTGACCCGTGGCTACGCCCACGACCTGCTCGCGGGCCGCGCCCCCGCGGGCACCGGCTACCAGCTCAAGCAGCGCGTCGGTGACCCCGCCACGTTCGTGACGGCCCTGCGGACCGTCGCGGCCGGCGGCATCGCCCTGGACCCCGAGGTCGTGCAGCTCATGGCCGAGCGCGCCCGCGCGGGCGACGACGGCCTGCACCGCCTGACGCCGCGGCAGCGCGAGGTGCTCGCCCTGCTCGCCACCGGCCGGTCGAACAGCGGGATCGCCCAGCGGCTCGGGGTGGGCGAGCGGGCCGTGGTCGCGCACACGTCCCGCATCTACGACGAGCTGGGCATCGCCGCGGACGACGCCGACCACCGCCGGGTCCTCGCCGTCCTGCGCTACCTCGGCGAGACCGGGGCCGACGGACCTGCTCACGACTCCCCCGGACGGACCAGCCCGCTCTCGTAG
- a CDS encoding sensor histidine kinase: MLLLAGVGVLAAGLAVAVGAAGAPEAALPLLAFAVVGASTLGLGCLAWLRRPYNGSGLLLCVTGVLSVLAVAGNAEDPLLRAVGFVAGQAPIAALAHVLLAFPSGRLRGRLATALVAGLYLLTVGGDAVRLLDAGRLGLPPGQDGAVGDGVRTVQAVLGGTLLSVAVVVLLVRVLRPSRSPRPRRDRWGLGVVRVWGAVALAFFPLSANLLNRLLGWSELDIFVAQVVLLLSTPAVLTVALLRSGFARMGRVDELGIALGGPAGRSAGLGAAVAEAVGDPSLRLTVVPGPAVPGDRPTPRASEAEPDRGRVLVQGRHGAVAEIDYDAVLLPDPGPVEAAGAVVALALEREQLTADLIASNRRVVASRARVVELADAERRRLAADLHDVLQARLVLVAMRAGRLAAELDATRDGDATTSAAEAGLTSLRAEVDDAITELRRLVHGVMPAVLMDAGLVPAVRELLDRVPVAVEAVFRSPDRPALPRAVASTAYFVLAEAVTNAVKHAHATRLLVRVERTGDVLVVELADDGVGGARLPSAATEPSHEDGRRPGIGLRGLVDRVEALAGHVVLDSPSGGGTRLRVELPCGS, translated from the coding sequence GTGCTGCTGCTCGCCGGTGTGGGGGTGCTCGCCGCCGGTCTCGCCGTGGCCGTCGGCGCCGCGGGTGCCCCCGAGGCGGCGCTGCCGCTCCTCGCCTTCGCGGTGGTGGGGGCGTCCACGCTCGGGCTCGGCTGCCTCGCGTGGCTGCGGCGCCCGTACAACGGCTCGGGGCTGCTGCTGTGCGTGACGGGGGTGCTCAGCGTCCTGGCGGTCGCCGGCAACGCCGAGGACCCGCTGCTGCGCGCCGTCGGCTTCGTGGCGGGCCAGGCCCCGATCGCGGCCCTCGCGCACGTCCTGCTCGCCTTCCCCTCCGGGCGGCTGCGTGGCCGCCTCGCCACCGCCCTGGTCGCGGGCCTGTACCTCCTCACCGTCGGCGGGGACGCGGTACGGCTGCTCGACGCCGGGCGGCTGGGCCTGCCCCCCGGGCAGGACGGCGCGGTGGGGGACGGCGTCCGGACGGTGCAGGCGGTGCTCGGCGGCACGCTGCTGAGCGTCGCGGTCGTCGTGCTGCTCGTGCGGGTCCTCCGCCCGTCGAGGTCCCCGCGGCCCCGCCGCGACCGCTGGGGCCTCGGTGTGGTCCGGGTCTGGGGTGCGGTCGCGCTCGCGTTCTTCCCCCTGTCCGCCAACCTGCTCAACCGCCTGCTCGGCTGGTCCGAGCTCGACATCTTCGTCGCGCAGGTCGTGCTGCTGCTGTCGACACCGGCCGTCCTGACGGTCGCCCTGCTGCGCTCGGGCTTCGCCCGGATGGGACGGGTGGACGAGCTCGGCATCGCCCTCGGCGGCCCGGCGGGCCGCTCGGCGGGGCTCGGGGCGGCCGTCGCCGAGGCCGTCGGGGACCCCTCGCTGCGCCTGACTGTCGTGCCCGGGCCCGCCGTCCCGGGTGACCGGCCGACCCCGCGGGCGTCGGAGGCGGAGCCCGACCGCGGCCGCGTGCTCGTGCAGGGCCGCCACGGCGCCGTCGCCGAGATCGACTACGACGCCGTGCTGCTGCCCGACCCCGGCCCGGTCGAGGCGGCCGGCGCGGTCGTCGCGCTCGCGCTGGAGCGCGAGCAGCTGACCGCCGACCTCATCGCGAGCAACCGGCGCGTCGTCGCGAGCCGGGCCCGCGTCGTCGAGCTCGCCGACGCGGAGCGACGTCGCCTCGCCGCCGACCTGCACGACGTCCTGCAGGCCCGGCTCGTCCTCGTCGCGATGCGGGCGGGTCGGCTGGCCGCAGAGCTGGACGCGACCCGGGACGGGGACGCCACGACCTCCGCGGCCGAGGCGGGCCTCACCAGCCTGCGCGCCGAGGTCGACGACGCCATCACCGAGCTGCGCCGACTCGTGCACGGCGTCATGCCCGCGGTCCTCATGGACGCCGGTCTCGTGCCCGCGGTCAGGGAGCTGCTCGACCGGGTGCCCGTGGCCGTCGAGGCCGTGTTCCGCTCACCGGACCGGCCGGCGCTGCCGCGCGCCGTCGCGAGCACGGCGTACTTCGTCCTCGCCGAGGCGGTGACGAACGCCGTCAAGCACGCGCACGCGACCCGGCTGCTCGTGCGCGTGGAGCGGACCGGGGACGTCCTCGTCGTCGAGCTCGCCGACGACGGCGTGGGCGGGGCGCGTCTGCCCTCGGCGGCGACGGAGCCGTCCCACGAGGACGGTCGCCGGCCCGGCATCGGCCTGCGGGGCCTCGTGGACCGGGTCGAGGCGCTGGCCGGGCACGTCGTGCTCGACAGCCCGTCCGGCGGCGGGACCCGGCTGAGGGTGGAGCTGCCGTGCGGGTCGTGA
- a CDS encoding phosphoribosyltransferase, whose product MRYRDRDDAGERIAPAVAHLGLARPVVLALPRGGLPVARPVAAALGTSLDVVVARKVTLPGHPEVAVGAVAEGRAEPVLTPAAHGLGERVVAAAVAGAREEVARRARAYRGERPLPPTTGADVVLVDDGLATGATAHAALRLLRSTGPRLLVLAVPVGPPDVTEELARLADHVVCPLLPGDLRAVSLWYERFDQLDDDDVRALLPPRDTAG is encoded by the coding sequence GTGAGGTACCGCGACCGTGACGACGCGGGGGAGCGGATCGCGCCTGCCGTGGCGCACCTCGGTCTCGCGCGCCCCGTGGTCCTCGCGCTGCCCCGCGGCGGGCTGCCCGTCGCGCGTCCGGTCGCCGCGGCGCTCGGGACCTCCCTCGACGTCGTCGTCGCCCGAAAGGTGACCCTGCCGGGTCACCCGGAGGTCGCGGTCGGGGCGGTGGCCGAGGGCCGCGCGGAGCCCGTCCTGACGCCGGCGGCGCACGGGCTCGGCGAGCGCGTCGTCGCGGCCGCGGTGGCCGGGGCCCGCGAGGAGGTGGCCAGGCGCGCCCGCGCCTACCGCGGGGAGCGCCCGCTGCCGCCGACGACGGGGGCGGACGTCGTGCTCGTCGACGACGGGCTGGCGACGGGGGCGACCGCGCACGCGGCGCTGCGGCTGCTGCGCTCGACGGGCCCGCGGCTGCTCGTGCTCGCCGTGCCGGTCGGCCCGCCCGACGTCACCGAGGAGCTCGCGCGCCTCGCCGACCACGTGGTGTGCCCCCTGCTGCCGGGCGACCTGCGGGCCGTGAGCCTCTGGTACGAGCGTTTCGACCAGCTCGACGACGACGACGTCCGGGCGCTGCTGCCGCCCCGGGACACGGCCGGCTGA
- a CDS encoding DNA-formamidopyrimidine glycosylase family protein, which translates to MPEGDSVWRVARRLDDRLSGRRFVRSDFRVPQHATAELAGRRVLSTVSRGKHLLTRLDGDVTLHTHLRMDGEWSVVRAGKVLPRRLQPDVRVVLATDGPTAYALRMPVVELVRTTREADVVGHLGPDLLGPDWDPAEAVRRLAADPARPLAAALLDQRNLAGLGNLWVNELCFLRGRSPWTPVGEVDLPPLVDLAARLLRFSVSGAGTGQRTAQVTTGDPRPGHDHWVSGRAGRPCLRCGTTVRVVAEVPGDAERRRTWWCPRCQPGPAPEAGRTGGAGLRR; encoded by the coding sequence GTGCCGGAGGGCGACAGCGTCTGGCGCGTCGCTCGCCGCCTCGACGACCGGCTGAGCGGGCGCCGTTTCGTCCGCAGCGACTTCCGCGTGCCGCAGCACGCGACGGCGGAGCTCGCCGGGCGTCGGGTGCTGTCGACGGTGAGCCGGGGCAAGCACCTGCTCACGCGGCTCGACGGCGACGTCACGCTCCACACCCACCTGCGCATGGACGGCGAGTGGTCCGTCGTGCGCGCGGGGAAGGTGCTGCCGCGGCGGCTGCAGCCCGACGTGCGCGTGGTCCTCGCGACGGACGGGCCGACCGCGTACGCGCTGCGGATGCCCGTCGTCGAGCTGGTGCGGACCACGCGGGAGGCCGACGTCGTCGGTCACCTCGGCCCCGACCTGCTGGGACCGGACTGGGACCCGGCGGAGGCCGTCCGGCGGCTCGCGGCCGACCCCGCGCGCCCGCTGGCGGCGGCGCTGCTGGACCAGCGCAACCTCGCCGGGCTCGGCAACCTGTGGGTCAACGAGCTGTGCTTCCTGCGGGGACGCTCGCCGTGGACCCCGGTCGGTGAGGTGGACCTGCCGCCGCTGGTGGACCTGGCCGCGCGCCTGCTGCGCTTCTCGGTCTCCGGGGCGGGCACCGGGCAGCGCACGGCGCAGGTGACGACGGGCGACCCCCGGCCCGGGCACGACCACTGGGTGTCGGGCCGCGCGGGGCGGCCGTGCCTGCGCTGCGGGACGACCGTGCGGGTCGTCGCCGAGGTTCCGGGCGACGCCGAGCGACGGCGCACGTGGTGGTGCCCGCGCTGCCAGCCCGGCCCCGCACCCGAGGCGGGCCGGACCGGCGGGGCGGGCCTCAGACGGTGA
- a CDS encoding SDR family oxidoreductase — translation MRVVVAGGHGAVARLTARRLVADGHEVVGIVRNPDHVADLEQDGAVPVVADLERVDADALAAVVQGADAVLFAAGAGPGSGTARKDTVDRGAAVLLADAAERAGVRAYVLVSSMGADGVRDGATPDGVDEVFLAYLRAKLAAEDDVLARDGLDAVVLRPGHLTDSPAGGRVRLARSVDAGDVPRDDVAAVLVALLGAAVDGRAGRRTVLELVAGDEPVDDAVRAAVGSDRG, via the coding sequence ATGCGGGTCGTGGTGGCAGGTGGGCACGGTGCGGTCGCGCGGCTGACGGCGCGCAGGCTGGTCGCCGACGGGCACGAGGTCGTGGGGATCGTGCGCAACCCCGACCACGTCGCCGACCTCGAGCAGGACGGCGCGGTGCCCGTCGTCGCCGACCTCGAGCGGGTCGACGCCGACGCGCTCGCCGCCGTCGTCCAGGGCGCCGACGCGGTCCTCTTCGCCGCCGGCGCGGGACCGGGCAGCGGTACCGCGCGCAAGGACACCGTCGACCGGGGCGCGGCGGTCCTGCTCGCCGACGCGGCCGAGCGGGCGGGCGTCCGGGCCTACGTCCTCGTGTCGAGCATGGGGGCGGACGGCGTCCGCGACGGCGCCACGCCCGACGGGGTGGACGAGGTGTTCCTCGCCTACCTGCGGGCCAAGCTCGCCGCGGAGGACGACGTGCTCGCCCGCGACGGCCTCGACGCGGTCGTGCTCCGCCCCGGGCACCTCACGGACTCCCCCGCGGGCGGTCGGGTCCGCCTCGCCCGGTCCGTCGACGCCGGCGACGTGCCGCGCGACGACGTCGCGGCGGTGCTCGTCGCGCTGCTCGGCGCCGCGGTCGACGGCCGTGCGGGGCGCCGGACGGTGCTCGAGCTCGTCGCGGGCGACGAGCCCGTCGACGACGCCGTCCGGGCGGCCGTGGGCAGCGACCGGGGCTGA
- a CDS encoding hydrogenase maturation protease — translation MTATAHGPTAPPSDGAGGRPHVLVAALGDTEHGDEGFAAHVLRSLPRDVLPAGVEVAYYGTATDRLLADLERGWDGLVVLDALPERGCPGSLRVVDLDNRRTVTLSHDLDAPRGEAPAGTTLVDAARRLVPRTVLVGCEVVTADERVGLTGDVEACVRPAARFVLSVLGRITGTHVPEPDWLREADEAPGDDGDRDLLLTRGPLGRLR, via the coding sequence ATGACCGCGACGGCCCACGGACCCACGGCCCCGCCGAGCGACGGCGCAGGTGGCCGCCCGCACGTGCTCGTGGCCGCGCTCGGTGACACCGAGCACGGCGACGAGGGCTTCGCCGCGCACGTCCTGCGCTCGCTGCCGCGCGACGTCCTGCCCGCCGGGGTCGAGGTCGCCTACTACGGCACGGCGACGGACCGGCTGCTGGCGGACCTCGAGCGCGGGTGGGACGGGCTCGTCGTCCTCGACGCGCTGCCGGAGCGGGGCTGTCCGGGCTCGCTGCGCGTCGTGGACCTCGACAACCGGCGCACCGTGACCCTGTCGCACGACCTCGACGCGCCCCGCGGCGAGGCCCCCGCCGGCACCACCCTCGTCGACGCCGCCCGGCGCCTGGTGCCCCGCACCGTGCTCGTGGGCTGCGAGGTCGTGACGGCCGACGAGCGCGTCGGGCTGACCGGGGACGTCGAGGCGTGCGTGCGTCCCGCCGCGCGCTTCGTGCTGTCGGTGCTCGGGCGCATCACGGGCACCCACGTGCCGGAGCCGGACTGGCTGCGCGAGGCGGACGAGGCCCCCGGCGACGACGGGGACCGGGACCTGCTGCTGACCCGCGGCCCGCTCGGTCGCCTCAGGTAG